A region of Polyodon spathula isolate WHYD16114869_AA chromosome 4, ASM1765450v1, whole genome shotgun sequence DNA encodes the following proteins:
- the LOC121314823 gene encoding RNA-binding protein 24: MHTTQKDTTYTKIFVGGLPYHTTDSSLRKYFEVFGEIEEAVVITDRQTGKSRGYGFVTMADRASAERACKDPNPIIDGRKANVNLAYLGAKPRVMQPGFAFGVQQIHPAFIQRPYGIPAHYVYPQAFMQPGVMIPHVQQTAATAAATSPYLDYTGAAYAQYSAAATAAAAAAYEQYPYAASPAAAGYVTAAGYGYAVQQPLAAAAPGSAAAAAAAFSQYQPQQLQTDRMQ; the protein is encoded by the exons ATGCACACTACCCAGAAGGATACCACCTACACGAAGATTTTTGTTGGGGGTCTGCCCTACCATACCACAGATTCGAGTCTCAGGAAATACTTTGAAGTGTTCGGTGAAATAGAAGAAGCTGTGGTGATTACtgacagacagactggaaaatccAGGGGCTATGGATTC gTCACCATGGCTGACAGGGCATCTGCAGAAAGGGCCTGTAAGGATCCCAATCCCATCATAGATGGCAGGAAAGCCAATGTAAACCTTGCGTACCTGGGAGCAAAGCCGAGAGTAATGCAACCAG GTTTTGCCTTTGGAGTTCAGCAAATCCACCCAGCATTCATACAGAGGCCTTATGG GATCCCAGCTCACTATGTCTATCCTCAGGCATTTATGCAGCCAGGAGTCATGATTCCACATGTGCAGCAAACTGCAGCCACAGCAGCAGCCACCTCTCCGTACCTCGACTACACCGGAGCTGCATACGCACAGTATTCTGCGGCCGCCACTGCTGCAGCCGCCGCAGCTTATGAACAGTACCCCTATGCAGCTTCCCCGGCCGCAGCTGGCTATGTCACTGCTGCTGGCTACGGCTACGCGGTCCAGCAGCCTCTTGCCGCTGCTGCCCCTGGCTCAGCTGCAGCAGCGGCTGCAGCCTTCAGCCAGTACCAGCCTCAGCAGCTTCAGACAGACCGCATGCAATAA